One genomic window of Acidovorax radicis includes the following:
- a CDS encoding bifunctional diguanylate cyclase/phosphodiesterase — MYPLSSAPDLERPRSSPESALQRALREQQTLLESAGVGIVFLRQRSVVRCNQRYAEIFGYPDADQLIGTNTETFYPSRSAFRELGRIAYPVLRQGQSFRTERLLCRRDGALFWGHLTGRLINPRDTAEGSIWTVDDIDEQKRAHAALSVAEHEKQLLFDCAMVGIAFLRDRQLTRCNSHFEQMLGYVPGELTGCSSRRWYASDAAWEEAGRRCYPPLTMGHAYEGEVELRHKDGSAVICDVRSKSINPTDPSQGSVWITLNITDRKQAQAALSRVHEELEQRVHDRTQELRETVANLHREIHDRRADQERIYWLAHYDALTGLPNRTLLAERANEAIRLAQTNNTPLAVIFLDLDHFKHVNDSLGHSVGDALLVEIARRLRAVVRDKDTVSRLGGDEFILLLPGANAHGAARVAGKLQEASRQHYQIDHHELTMAPSMGVALFPQDGTDFETLTQSADVAMYRAKLDGRNTFRFFTPQMQAESVRALQLENALRRALERNQFHLLYQPQVHLATNTVQSAEVLLRWQHPQLGAISPAEFIPIAEDSGQILQIGEWVLRTALTQLKAWRDGEFKGLTMAVNLSAIQFRQPRLPELVSQILAALDLPPVSLELELTEGVAVDDPHTAVATMDQLHARGVRMAIDDFGTGYSSLSQLKRFQIFKLKIDQSFVRDLGKDSNDRAIVSAIIRMAQTLGIRTTAEGVETPSQLAFLREQGCDEAQGYHFSKPLPATEFETFLRQHLG, encoded by the coding sequence ATGTACCCGCTGTCTAGCGCTCCGGATTTGGAACGTCCGCGATCCTCACCCGAATCCGCACTTCAACGCGCCCTGCGTGAACAGCAAACCCTGCTAGAGAGCGCAGGCGTGGGGATTGTTTTTCTGCGGCAGCGCAGCGTCGTGCGCTGCAACCAGCGATACGCAGAAATCTTTGGCTACCCCGATGCCGATCAATTGATCGGAACCAATACGGAGACCTTCTACCCCAGCCGCAGCGCATTTCGGGAGCTGGGCCGAATAGCGTATCCAGTGCTGCGCCAGGGACAGTCTTTTCGCACTGAGCGCCTCTTGTGCCGCCGTGATGGCGCACTGTTCTGGGGCCACCTGACCGGGCGGCTTATCAATCCGCGCGACACCGCCGAAGGATCGATCTGGACCGTGGATGACATTGACGAGCAAAAGCGTGCTCACGCGGCGCTCAGCGTTGCAGAGCATGAAAAGCAGTTGCTGTTTGACTGCGCGATGGTCGGCATCGCTTTTTTGCGTGACCGCCAGTTAACACGCTGCAATAGCCACTTTGAGCAAATGCTCGGTTATGTGCCCGGCGAACTGACGGGCTGCTCGTCGCGCCGCTGGTATGCCAGCGATGCAGCCTGGGAGGAAGCAGGTCGTCGTTGCTACCCACCGCTGACGATGGGCCATGCCTACGAGGGTGAAGTCGAACTGCGCCACAAGGATGGCAGCGCCGTCATTTGTGATGTGCGTAGCAAATCCATCAACCCGACGGACCCCTCGCAGGGCTCGGTATGGATCACGCTGAACATCACCGACCGCAAGCAGGCGCAGGCTGCGCTCTCGCGCGTCCATGAGGAGCTGGAGCAACGGGTGCACGACCGCACCCAGGAATTGCGTGAAACGGTGGCCAACCTGCACCGAGAGATCCATGATCGCCGAGCAGATCAGGAGCGCATTTATTGGCTGGCCCATTACGACGCTCTCACCGGCCTGCCCAATCGCACGCTGCTGGCGGAACGTGCGAACGAGGCCATACGACTGGCCCAGACAAACAACACGCCTTTGGCAGTGATTTTCCTGGACCTGGATCATTTCAAACATGTGAATGACTCGCTGGGCCACAGCGTCGGTGACGCACTGCTCGTAGAGATTGCGCGGCGACTGCGCGCCGTTGTGCGCGACAAGGACACCGTCTCACGACTGGGCGGCGACGAATTCATTTTGCTTTTGCCAGGAGCAAATGCACATGGCGCTGCACGGGTGGCAGGCAAGCTGCAGGAGGCGTCACGCCAGCACTATCAGATCGATCACCATGAGCTGACCATGGCGCCATCCATGGGGGTGGCACTGTTTCCACAGGATGGCACGGACTTTGAAACGCTGACCCAGTCTGCCGACGTCGCGATGTACCGCGCAAAACTTGATGGCCGCAACACCTTTCGGTTTTTCACGCCCCAAATGCAAGCCGAATCGGTGCGTGCGTTGCAACTGGAGAATGCACTGCGTCGCGCGCTGGAGCGCAATCAGTTCCACCTGCTCTACCAACCCCAGGTGCACCTTGCCACCAACACGGTGCAAAGTGCTGAAGTGCTGCTGCGATGGCAGCACCCGCAGTTGGGAGCCATCTCTCCGGCGGAATTCATTCCCATTGCCGAAGACAGCGGGCAGATTCTGCAGATTGGAGAATGGGTTCTGCGCACGGCACTGACACAACTGAAGGCCTGGCGAGATGGGGAATTCAAAGGGCTCACCATGGCGGTGAACCTCTCGGCCATTCAGTTTCGCCAGCCCCGATTGCCGGAGCTGGTCAGCCAAATACTGGCAGCGCTTGATCTACCGCCCGTTTCGCTGGAACTTGAACTGACTGAGGGTGTTGCCGTTGACGACCCACATACGGCCGTGGCCACCATGGACCAACTGCACGCGCGGGGTGTTCGCATGGCGATAGACGACTTTGGTACCGGCTATTCCTCGCTGAGTCAGCTCAAGCGGTTTCAGATCTTCAAGCTCAAGATTGACCAATCGTTCGTGCGTGATTTGGGCAAGGACAGCAATGACCGCGCCATCGTGAGCGCCATCATTCGCATGGCGCAGACGCTGGGCATTCGCACCACCGCGGAGGGCGTGGAAACACCATCCCAACTCGCGTTCCTGCGCGAGCAGGGGTGTGATGAAGCGCAGGGCTATCACTTCAGCAAGCCGTTGCCAGCGACCGAGTTTGAAACATTCTTGCGCCAGCACCTCGGTTGA
- a CDS encoding DUF4149 domain-containing protein: MRARFPALVAALWWGSLTTIGFLAVPMLFANLPSPAMAGAMAAKLFAAQTWVAVVCCVVLLLVSRPKGAVVQYQWAQAAMLFIVGGMLLALLNQFGVAPRIVARQDLRLWHGVGTAMYALQWCCALWVLWHTLAQGSANVPLQELSRSD, encoded by the coding sequence ATGCGTGCTCGTTTTCCTGCCCTGGTTGCTGCCTTGTGGTGGGGGAGCCTGACCACCATAGGCTTTCTTGCTGTCCCCATGCTTTTTGCCAACCTGCCGTCGCCAGCCATGGCTGGTGCGATGGCCGCAAAACTGTTTGCGGCGCAGACTTGGGTTGCCGTAGTGTGTTGTGTTGTACTGCTACTGGTTTCAAGGCCAAAAGGCGCTGTAGTGCAATACCAATGGGCGCAAGCAGCTATGCTTTTTATAGTGGGTGGCATGCTGCTGGCATTGTTGAATCAGTTTGGCGTGGCCCCCCGCATCGTGGCCCGCCAGGACCTGCGTTTATGGCACGGCGTGGGCACGGCCATGTATGCATTGCAGTGGTGCTGCGCGCTGTGGGTGTTGTGGCACACCTTGGCACAGGGCTCCGCCAATGTGCCGCTGCAGGAGCTTTCACGGAGTGACTAA
- a CDS encoding glycosyltransferase has protein sequence MGSTAEKSSPAVASTRHILCMKWGSKYGPEYVNRLYAMVRRHLSGDFNFVCLTDDRSGIRSEVQCFPIPALDLPANIPERGWTKLATFSADLYGLRGTALFLDVDVVVTGPLDDFFTQPGDFLIIHDYKRPWRITGNSSVYRFELGAHPDVLDYFRNHFDEIRSRFRNEQAYLSDFLHQQGKLAYWPAPWCPSFKYHGIPSWPTNYWRAPFVPAGARIVIFHGECNPPDALAGRRNRRFRYIRPAQWVAEHWHE, from the coding sequence ATGGGCTCCACGGCAGAAAAATCTTCTCCTGCTGTGGCGAGCACCCGGCACATCCTCTGCATGAAATGGGGCTCGAAATACGGCCCCGAGTATGTCAATCGTCTCTACGCGATGGTGCGTCGCCATTTGAGTGGCGACTTCAACTTTGTCTGCCTGACCGATGACCGCTCGGGCATCCGCAGTGAGGTGCAGTGCTTTCCAATCCCGGCACTGGACCTGCCTGCGAATATTCCGGAAAGAGGCTGGACCAAACTGGCCACTTTCAGCGCGGATCTGTATGGCCTGCGTGGCACGGCCCTGTTTCTTGATGTGGATGTGGTGGTTACCGGCCCGCTGGATGACTTTTTCACACAGCCGGGCGACTTCCTGATCATCCACGACTACAAACGACCTTGGCGCATCACGGGCAATTCATCGGTGTATCGCTTCGAACTCGGTGCACATCCCGATGTGCTGGACTACTTTCGCAATCACTTTGACGAGATTCGCAGCCGCTTTCGCAACGAACAGGCCTACCTCTCTGACTTTCTGCACCAACAAGGCAAGCTGGCGTACTGGCCTGCGCCATGGTGCCCCAGTTTCAAGTACCACGGCATTCCTTCCTGGCCCACCAATTATTGGCGAGCGCCCTTTGTGCCGGCGGGTGCACGGATCGTGATTTTCCACGGGGAATGCAACCCACCCGACGCACTGGCCGGCCGGCGCAACCGACGTTTTCGCTATATCCGTCCCGCTCAATGGGTGGCGGAACATTGGCACGAATAA
- a CDS encoding RlmE family RNA methyltransferase, with product MKVKTQSKKVNKAWLNDHVNDTYVKLAHKEGYRARAAYKLKEIDEQLGLIKPGYTVVDLGSTPGAWSQYLRRRMSPTGAAAGQLNGTIIALDVLPMEPIEGVMYLNGDFREADVLDRLKQALAGRVVDVVVSDMAPNLSGIESADTARIAHLVELAVDFAATHLKPDGALVVKLFHGSGYSDLVTLFKQTFKIVKPIKPKASRDKSSETFLVGMGLKKTA from the coding sequence ATGAAAGTCAAAACGCAAAGCAAGAAGGTCAATAAAGCGTGGTTGAACGACCACGTCAATGACACCTACGTCAAATTAGCCCACAAGGAGGGTTATCGCGCCCGTGCAGCTTACAAACTCAAGGAGATTGACGAGCAACTGGGGTTGATCAAGCCGGGCTATACCGTAGTGGATCTTGGGTCCACACCGGGAGCATGGAGCCAGTATCTGCGGCGACGCATGTCACCGACTGGGGCGGCTGCAGGACAGCTCAATGGAACCATCATCGCATTGGATGTTCTGCCCATGGAACCCATCGAAGGTGTGATGTATTTGAACGGCGATTTTAGAGAGGCCGATGTGCTGGATCGTCTGAAGCAGGCCCTTGCTGGGCGTGTGGTGGATGTGGTGGTGTCCGACATGGCGCCCAATTTGTCGGGCATCGAGTCTGCGGATACGGCTCGTATTGCGCATCTTGTGGAATTGGCGGTGGATTTTGCGGCCACGCACCTTAAACCGGACGGGGCACTGGTCGTCAAGTTGTTTCATGGCAGTGGCTACAGTGATTTGGTGACGCTTTTCAAGCAGACATTCAAGATCGTCAAGCCCATCAAGCCCAAGGCTTCTCGTGACAAGTCGTCGGAAACGTTTCTAGTGGGCATGGGGCTAAAAAAGACTGCTTGA
- a CDS encoding GNAT family N-acetyltransferase, translating to MEQGRGVIEVTWARHLDEVREAQRLRFAVFVNEMGARLTTPIPGHDADLFDDYCEHLLVRDAESRQVIGTYRVLTPAQAKRVGGTYSDTEFDLTRLRSLRPRMVELGRSCVHPDHRHGGVIMALWSALGGFMVRNQLDTMIGCASIPMLCNGIVSGDTAASIWQQVRKTHLAPIEYHVLPRLPLPVEQLDGSMTVEPPALIKGYLRLGARVLGAPAWDPDFNTADLPMLMRLADLHPRYRKHFLGA from the coding sequence ATGGAGCAAGGACGAGGCGTGATTGAGGTCACCTGGGCTCGGCATCTGGACGAAGTGCGTGAAGCGCAGCGATTGAGGTTTGCGGTTTTTGTGAACGAGATGGGCGCTCGATTGACGACTCCCATACCCGGCCACGATGCCGATCTTTTTGACGATTATTGTGAGCACCTGCTGGTGCGTGACGCGGAGAGCCGGCAAGTCATTGGTACTTACCGTGTGTTAACGCCGGCACAGGCCAAGCGGGTGGGCGGCACCTATAGCGACACCGAGTTTGATCTGACGCGACTGCGTTCCTTGCGTCCGCGCATGGTTGAGCTCGGGCGCAGTTGTGTGCATCCGGATCATCGCCACGGTGGTGTGATCATGGCTTTGTGGAGTGCCCTGGGGGGCTTCATGGTGCGCAATCAGCTTGACACCATGATTGGCTGCGCCAGCATCCCCATGCTGTGCAACGGCATTGTCAGTGGAGACACCGCTGCCAGCATCTGGCAACAGGTGCGCAAGACACACCTTGCGCCTATTGAATACCACGTGCTTCCACGGCTGCCATTACCGGTGGAGCAACTCGATGGTTCCATGACCGTGGAGCCTCCGGCTTTGATCAAGGGCTACTTGCGTCTGGGCGCTCGGGTGCTGGGCGCACCGGCGTGGGACCCGGATTTCAACACGGCAGATTTGCCCATGCTCATGCGGCTTGCAGACTTGCATCCTCGGTATCGCAAGCATTTCCTGGGGGCCTGA
- the folP gene encoding dihydropteroate synthase, translated as MIWQTSRFSIDLGSPRVMGIVNVTPDSFSDGGRHGSLAGALRHCEQLLKEGAHILDVGGESTRPGSPPVPLDEELARVVPLVRDAVSLGVPISVDTYKPEVMQAVLDLGADIVNDIWALRQPGAAAVVAGHPRCGVCLMHMHGEPLTMQTALMNGDIGPQVLSFLEHSALSIQALGVEKNRIVLDPGVGFGKTVPQNFSLLANQSMLLAGGYPLLVGWSRKSSLGAVTGLDVEHRMVPSVAAAMLAVERGASVVRVHDVRETVAALAVWSAAQAGS; from the coding sequence ATGATCTGGCAAACGTCCCGCTTCTCGATCGACCTGGGGTCGCCCCGCGTTATGGGCATTGTGAACGTCACGCCAGATTCTTTTTCTGACGGCGGGCGTCATGGTTCGCTGGCTGGGGCCTTGAGGCACTGCGAGCAGCTCCTCAAAGAGGGGGCTCATATCCTGGATGTCGGAGGCGAGTCCACGCGGCCTGGCAGCCCTCCGGTGCCGCTTGATGAGGAGCTAGCCCGCGTAGTCCCACTGGTGCGCGATGCCGTTTCACTGGGCGTCCCTATTTCGGTGGACACTTACAAACCCGAAGTCATGCAAGCGGTATTGGATCTGGGCGCCGATATCGTCAATGACATCTGGGCATTGCGGCAACCAGGGGCCGCCGCAGTGGTAGCAGGGCACCCGCGTTGTGGCGTGTGCCTGATGCACATGCATGGTGAGCCGCTGACCATGCAGACAGCTCTCATGAATGGCGATATAGGGCCGCAGGTGCTCTCATTTTTAGAGCATTCAGCGCTTTCTATACAAGCGCTAGGGGTCGAAAAGAATCGTATTGTTCTTGACCCCGGAGTTGGCTTTGGAAAAACGGTACCGCAGAATTTTTCATTGCTCGCAAATCAATCGATGCTGTTGGCTGGGGGCTACCCACTGCTGGTGGGGTGGTCGCGCAAGTCATCATTGGGTGCCGTGACAGGCCTCGACGTGGAGCACCGCATGGTGCCCAGTGTGGCCGCCGCCATGTTGGCCGTAGAACGGGGCGCGTCAGTGGTTCGAGTGCACGACGTCCGCGAAACGGTGGCTGCATTGGCAGTGTGGAGCGCCGCGCAAGCCGGTAGCTGA
- a CDS encoding UDP-2,3-diacylglucosamine diphosphatase has translation MRAEGSGDAVAQAQAVALPRYRAVFVSDLHLGTPGCQAAALLDFLKHHPSEHLYLVGDIVDGWQLRRKWFWPQAHNDVVQKLLRSARKGCRVVFVPGNHDEFARAFIGHSFGGIEVVADAVHTTADGRSLWVTHGDHFDGVIQCAKWLAYLGDNLYEFTLRLNRHLNTLRARMGMPYWSLSAYLKGKVKKALNYVTDFEVAVAAEARRRGHDGVVCGHIHRAEMRLIDGILYCNDGDWVESHAALVEHLDGRLELIRWPFMAPTHATLPTADVTTV, from the coding sequence ATGCGCGCCGAGGGTTCCGGGGACGCTGTGGCGCAAGCGCAGGCTGTGGCCCTGCCGCGCTACCGCGCGGTTTTTGTTTCGGATCTGCACCTGGGCACCCCGGGGTGCCAGGCCGCCGCCTTGCTGGATTTTCTCAAGCACCATCCCAGCGAGCATCTGTACCTGGTGGGCGACATCGTCGATGGCTGGCAACTGCGCCGCAAGTGGTTTTGGCCGCAGGCACACAACGATGTGGTGCAAAAACTGTTGCGCAGTGCGCGCAAGGGCTGCCGTGTGGTGTTTGTGCCGGGCAACCACGACGAGTTTGCCCGCGCCTTCATCGGGCATTCCTTTGGCGGCATCGAGGTGGTGGCGGATGCGGTGCATACCACGGCCGATGGCCGCAGCCTCTGGGTCACGCATGGGGACCATTTTGATGGTGTCATTCAATGCGCCAAATGGCTCGCGTACCTGGGCGACAACCTGTATGAGTTCACGCTCAGGCTCAACCGCCACCTCAATACCCTGCGCGCCCGGATGGGCATGCCGTACTGGTCTCTATCTGCCTACCTCAAGGGTAAGGTGAAGAAAGCGCTGAACTATGTCACCGATTTCGAGGTAGCCGTGGCCGCCGAGGCGCGCCGCCGTGGCCACGACGGGGTGGTCTGCGGCCATATCCACCGTGCCGAAATGCGGCTGATCGACGGCATCCTGTATTGCAACGACGGCGACTGGGTGGAGAGCCACGCCGCGCTGGTAGAGCACCTGGATGGCCGCCTGGAGCTGATCCGCTGGCCCTTCATGGCCCCCACGCACGCCACCCTCCCCACAGCGGACGTCACCACCGTATGA
- the glmM gene encoding phosphoglucosamine mutase has product MTRQYFGTDGIRGTVGQPPITPDFVLRLAHAVGRVLRQTEERPTVLIGKDTRISGYMLESALESGFNSAGVDVVLLGPLPTPGVAYLTRAQRASLGVVISASHNPYPDNGIKFFSAQGTKLSDAWEQAVEAELREAPVWADSASLGKARRLEDAAGRYIEFCKSTFPHDLTLKGLKIVVDAAHGAAYQVAPKVFHELGAEVLSIGCAPDGLNINHEVGATHPDALVRTVRANHADYGIALDGDADRLQIVDATGRLYNGDELLYLMASDRMSRDEHVPGVVGTLMTNMAVEVALQARGVKFVRAKVGDRYVLEELERHHWVLGGEGSGHLLALDRHTTGDGLVSALQVLQACVRSDSTLSQLLADITLYPQVLLNVRLAPGQDWKSNTLLAQTTQAVEQQLGASGRVLIRASGTEPLLRVMVEARDAQLASSCAQRLADAARAG; this is encoded by the coding sequence ATGACACGGCAATACTTTGGAACGGACGGTATCCGTGGCACGGTGGGGCAACCACCGATCACACCAGATTTCGTATTGCGGCTGGCCCATGCAGTGGGTCGTGTGCTCCGTCAGACTGAAGAGCGCCCCACGGTGCTGATTGGCAAGGACACGCGTATTTCTGGCTACATGCTCGAAAGTGCACTGGAGTCCGGTTTCAACTCTGCGGGGGTGGACGTAGTGCTTCTGGGGCCTTTGCCCACGCCTGGTGTCGCGTATCTGACCCGCGCCCAGCGCGCGAGCCTGGGTGTTGTGATCAGTGCGAGCCACAACCCTTACCCTGACAACGGGATCAAGTTTTTCAGCGCGCAGGGCACGAAACTTTCGGATGCGTGGGAGCAGGCGGTGGAAGCCGAGTTGCGTGAGGCGCCTGTGTGGGCGGACTCTGCCAGCCTGGGCAAGGCGCGGCGGCTTGAGGATGCGGCTGGACGATACATTGAGTTTTGCAAAAGCACCTTTCCTCATGACCTGACCCTCAAAGGGCTGAAGATTGTGGTGGATGCAGCCCACGGTGCCGCGTATCAGGTGGCGCCCAAAGTTTTTCATGAGCTGGGTGCCGAGGTGCTGTCGATTGGCTGCGCCCCGGATGGACTCAACATCAACCATGAAGTGGGTGCGACGCACCCCGATGCCCTTGTGCGCACTGTGCGTGCCAATCACGCGGACTACGGCATTGCCCTCGATGGCGATGCCGACCGCTTGCAGATTGTGGATGCCACGGGGCGGCTGTACAACGGTGACGAGCTTTTGTACCTCATGGCGTCAGACCGGATGAGTCGGGATGAACATGTGCCGGGTGTTGTTGGCACACTGATGACGAACATGGCGGTGGAAGTGGCGTTGCAGGCGCGTGGTGTGAAATTTGTACGCGCCAAGGTTGGTGATCGCTATGTGCTTGAAGAGCTGGAACGTCACCACTGGGTGCTCGGTGGTGAGGGCTCGGGGCATTTGCTGGCACTCGACCGCCACACGACGGGGGATGGGCTGGTGAGCGCCCTTCAGGTGTTGCAAGCCTGCGTGCGCAGCGACAGCACGCTGTCTCAGTTGCTGGCCGATATCACCTTGTATCCACAGGTGCTGCTCAATGTTCGATTGGCGCCGGGCCAGGACTGGAAGTCGAACACACTGCTTGCGCAGACGACACAGGCCGTCGAACAACAGTTGGGGGCTTCTGGGCGGGTGCTGATTCGGGCCAGCGGTACCGAGCCTTTGCTGCGTGTGATGGTGGAAGCGCGCGATGCACAACTGGCCAGTTCGTGTGCCCAACGGCTGGCTGACGCGGCGCGCGCCGGATGA
- a CDS encoding YhbY family RNA-binding protein: MPQIQLTPAERREQRANAHHLDPVVLIGGDGLTPAVQKEIDAALNAHGLIKVRVFNDDRAARELMYQQITAELNAAPIQHIGKLLVLWRPQPLKERTIDEDRMPGPRDVKVLKYSKRGGQRPEIKQLRVLGNQRLTSGGQIKRAKPKQKSIKKRQAD, from the coding sequence ATGCCCCAAATTCAACTGACTCCCGCAGAGCGCCGGGAACAACGCGCCAATGCCCATCACCTGGACCCTGTGGTTCTGATCGGTGGCGACGGTCTCACTCCTGCCGTCCAAAAGGAAATTGACGCCGCGCTGAACGCCCACGGGCTGATCAAAGTACGCGTCTTCAATGACGACCGTGCTGCGCGCGAGCTGATGTACCAGCAAATCACGGCAGAGCTCAACGCAGCCCCCATCCAACACATTGGCAAGCTGCTGGTGCTGTGGCGCCCTCAACCCCTCAAAGAGCGCACTATCGACGAAGACCGCATGCCAGGCCCTCGCGATGTCAAGGTGCTCAAGTACAGCAAACGTGGCGGCCAGCGCCCTGAAATCAAGCAACTGCGCGTGCTCGGCAACCAGCGCCTCACGTCAGGCGGGCAGATCAAGCGCGCCAAACCCAAACAAAAATCCATCAAGAAGCGCCAGGCAGACTGA
- the ftsH gene encoding ATP-dependent zinc metalloprotease FtsH codes for MNNQWFSKIAVWLVIAMVLFTVFKQFDTRSGASAGHVGYSEFLDEVRNNRIKSATIPEGLSGGEIVATTTDDRKIRTNASVLDRGLVGDLLNHNVKFDVKPREEGSLLMTLLVSWGPMLLLIGVWVYFMRQMQGGGKGGAFSFGKSKARMLDENTNQVTFADVAGCDEAKEEVKEVVDFLKDPQKFQKLGGRIPRGLLLVGPPGTGKTLLAKSIAGEAKVPFFSISGSDFVEMFVGVGAARVRDMFENAKKNAPCIIFIDEIDAVGRQRGAGLGGGNDEREQTLNQMLVEMDGFETNLGVIVVAATNRPDILDAALLRPGRFDRQVYVTLPDIRGREQILNVHMRKIPVGQDVAPAIIARGTPGMSGADLANLCNEAALMAARRNARMVDMQDFEKAKDKILMGPERKSMVMPEEERRNTAYHESGHALIGKLLPKCDPVHKVTIIPRGRALGVTMSLPAQDRYSYDREYMLNQISMLFGGRIAEEVFMNQMTTGASNDFERATHIARDMVTRYGMTAALGPMVYAENEGEVFLGRSVTKTTNMSEQTMEKVDGEVRRIIDEQYDLARRLIEENSDKMHAMAKALLEWETIDSEQLDDIMAGKAPRPPKDWVPRTPPSSGGDNSSGGTPAVATDVAPTVA; via the coding sequence TTGAACAATCAGTGGTTTTCAAAAATTGCCGTTTGGCTTGTCATCGCCATGGTGTTGTTCACTGTGTTCAAACAGTTCGACACCCGTAGCGGTGCCAGCGCTGGGCATGTCGGATATTCCGAATTTCTTGATGAAGTGCGCAACAACCGCATCAAAAGCGCCACGATTCCAGAGGGACTGAGTGGCGGTGAAATTGTTGCCACCACCACGGATGATCGCAAGATCCGCACGAACGCGTCGGTGCTGGATCGCGGTCTTGTGGGTGACCTTCTCAATCACAATGTGAAGTTTGACGTCAAACCCCGTGAAGAAGGTTCTCTGCTCATGACCTTGCTGGTCAGCTGGGGCCCCATGCTTTTGCTGATCGGGGTGTGGGTTTATTTCATGCGCCAGATGCAAGGCGGTGGCAAAGGTGGTGCCTTCAGCTTTGGCAAGAGCAAGGCTCGCATGCTCGATGAGAACACCAACCAGGTCACTTTTGCCGACGTTGCCGGCTGCGACGAAGCCAAGGAAGAAGTCAAGGAAGTGGTGGATTTTTTGAAAGATCCACAGAAATTCCAAAAGCTGGGTGGCCGTATCCCCCGTGGCCTGCTGCTGGTGGGCCCTCCAGGTACCGGCAAGACCCTGCTGGCCAAATCCATTGCGGGCGAAGCCAAGGTGCCGTTTTTCAGCATCTCGGGTTCTGACTTTGTAGAAATGTTTGTTGGCGTGGGCGCGGCACGTGTGCGCGACATGTTCGAGAACGCCAAGAAGAATGCACCTTGCATCATCTTCATTGACGAAATCGACGCTGTGGGCCGTCAGCGTGGTGCAGGCCTGGGCGGTGGCAATGACGAACGCGAACAAACCTTGAACCAGATGCTGGTCGAGATGGACGGCTTCGAAACCAACCTGGGTGTGATCGTGGTGGCAGCTACCAACCGCCCGGACATTCTGGATGCGGCTTTGCTGCGCCCTGGTCGTTTCGACCGCCAGGTGTACGTAACGCTGCCCGACATCCGCGGCCGTGAGCAGATTCTCAACGTCCACATGCGCAAGATTCCGGTCGGTCAGGATGTGGCTCCGGCCATCATCGCACGCGGCACGCCTGGTATGTCGGGTGCTGACCTGGCCAATCTCTGCAATGAAGCCGCACTGATGGCTGCGCGCCGTAACGCCCGCATGGTCGATATGCAGGACTTCGAAAAAGCCAAAGACAAGATCCTCATGGGCCCAGAGCGCAAAAGCATGGTCATGCCCGAAGAAGAACGCCGCAACACGGCATACCACGAGTCTGGCCATGCGCTGATTGGCAAGCTTCTGCCCAAGTGTGACCCTGTTCACAAGGTCACCATCATTCCCCGTGGCCGAGCTCTCGGTGTGACGATGAGCCTGCCTGCGCAAGATCGATACAGCTACGATCGCGAGTACATGCTCAACCAGATCAGCATGCTGTTTGGCGGCCGCATTGCGGAAGAAGTGTTCATGAATCAGATGACCACAGGCGCTAGCAATGACTTTGAACGAGCCACACACATAGCGCGTGACATGGTTACCCGCTATGGCATGACTGCGGCGCTGGGTCCCATGGTGTATGCGGAAAACGAGGGTGAGGTTTTCCTGGGCCGTTCTGTCACCAAAACGACGAACATGAGCGAACAGACGATGGAGAAGGTCGATGGAGAGGTGCGGCGCATCATCGATGAGCAATATGACCTCGCCCGCCGTTTGATCGAAGAAAACAGCGACAAAATGCATGCGATGGCCAAGGCCTTGCTCGAATGGGAGACCATTGATTCCGAGCAGCTTGACGACATCATGGCTGGCAAGGCGCCGCGCCCTCCGAAGGACTGGGTTCCTCGCACGCCGCCCTCGTCGGGTGGCGACAATTCCAGCGGTGGTACCCCCGCTGTGGCCACGGATGTGGCCCCCACGGTGGCTTGA